One stretch of Dokdonia sp. Hel_I_53 DNA includes these proteins:
- the apaG gene encoding Co2+/Mg2+ efflux protein ApaG: MVQQVTRGIKISVETSFEGTFYKNHKMHFAFGYTITIENQSKDSVQLMARHWRITDALNLPETVEGEGVIGKKPVLKPGESHTYTSGCLLMSPFGAMEGFYQMVNFTTTRKFRVCIPTFKLSAPFALN, translated from the coding sequence ATGGTACAACAAGTTACTAGAGGTATTAAGATTTCAGTAGAGACATCTTTTGAAGGCACATTTTATAAAAATCATAAAATGCACTTTGCCTTTGGGTACACTATAACTATTGAAAATCAAAGTAAAGATAGCGTACAATTGATGGCACGCCACTGGAGAATAACAGACGCATTAAATTTACCTGAAACTGTAGAAGGGGAAGGCGTAATAGGAAAAAAACCTGTGTTGAAACCTGGAGAATCTCACACCTATACTTCTGGATGCTTACTAATGTCCCCATTTGGGGCGATGGAAGGGTTTTATCAAATGGTTAATTTTACTACTACTCGTAAATTTAGAGTATGCATTCCTACGTTTAAATTAAGCGCTCCTTTTGCGCTCAATTAA
- a CDS encoding DUF5103 domain-containing protein translates to MKYPLTLVLLFVAFSQIAQVAQETPEPPFIKTIQLRGGSETGQLPILRLGESLELSFDDIIGDERDYFYKITHHNADWTPSILARSEYMLGMDNVRILNFENSVATLQLYTNYKLRIPNNMTKRLLKSGNYLLSIYDEEEQLVFSRKFMVYDPLFSIGAQVKRSRDLQYVNTKQTLRFFIDSGDNAIINPKRNLHTLLVQNNDLRNAITGVQPQYTMGSKLEYRYDEETAFWAGNEFFFFENKDVRAATAAIQSIELKSLYHNYLYTDPARYDQSYTYNPDINGGFVITTLQGRTPVTESEYVWIHFSLAHPKLLDNQTVHIYGGFNNYVTDEGTKLSFNPKTQRYELPYLLKQGFYNYRYVILNSDGTRDQENNIDGNYWQTENNYKILAYYRRPGSRYDELLGYGQTNSSDITN, encoded by the coding sequence ATGAAATACCCTCTTACCCTTGTTTTATTATTTGTTGCATTTTCTCAAATTGCACAAGTTGCTCAAGAGACTCCCGAACCTCCATTTATAAAAACGATACAATTGCGCGGAGGCTCAGAAACTGGCCAGCTTCCTATACTAAGATTAGGAGAATCCCTAGAGCTATCTTTTGATGATATTATAGGAGATGAGCGAGATTATTTTTATAAGATTACCCACCATAATGCAGACTGGACTCCCAGTATACTCGCTCGCTCTGAATATATGCTAGGGATGGACAATGTACGAATACTCAATTTTGAAAACTCTGTTGCCACATTACAATTGTATACAAACTATAAGCTGAGAATCCCTAATAACATGACTAAACGCTTATTAAAGAGTGGCAACTACTTGTTAAGTATTTATGACGAAGAAGAACAACTTGTTTTTTCTAGAAAATTTATGGTATATGACCCTCTTTTTTCTATAGGTGCTCAAGTTAAGAGATCTCGCGACTTACAATATGTTAACACCAAGCAAACGCTTAGGTTTTTCATAGATAGCGGTGATAATGCTATCATCAACCCAAAGAGGAATCTTCATACCCTACTGGTTCAAAATAATGACTTGAGAAATGCTATTACTGGAGTGCAGCCTCAGTATACTATGGGCTCTAAGTTAGAATACAGATATGATGAGGAAACAGCTTTCTGGGCAGGAAATGAATTCTTCTTCTTTGAAAATAAAGATGTGAGAGCAGCAACAGCAGCTATACAAAGTATAGAACTTAAAAGCTTATATCACAATTACTTATATACAGACCCTGCACGATATGACCAATCGTATACTTATAATCCTGATATAAATGGAGGTTTTGTTATTACCACATTACAAGGTCGTACACCTGTTACAGAGTCAGAATATGTTTGGATTCATTTCTCACTGGCTCACCCAAAATTGCTAGATAATCAGACAGTGCATATTTATGGTGGTTTCAATAATTATGTTACAGATGAAGGTACAAAGCTTTCTTTTAACCCAAAAACGCAACGGTATGAACTTCCCTATTTACTTAAGCAAGGATTTTACAACTATAGGTATGTTATTTTAAATAGTGATGGCACAAGAGATCAAGAGAATAATATAGATGGTAATTACTGGCAAACAGAAAATAATTACAAGATACTTGCTTACTATCGCCGCCCTGGCAGCAGATATGATGAGTTATTAGGATACGGGCAGACTAACTCTTCTGATATAACTAATTAA
- the pruA gene encoding L-glutamate gamma-semialdehyde dehydrogenase has translation MGKGFFQVPIAVNEEVKSYAPGSPEREAVAAAYKELFNAHTEVPMYINGKEVRTKDTRTIHPPHDHKKVVGEYHLAEKTHIDQAIAGALEARTAWAELPWEQRAGIFLKAAELIQGPYRAKINAATMINQSKTIYQAEIDAACELIDFLRFNVQFMTEIYSEQPESTSGAWNRLEYRPLEGFIYAITPFNFTAIAANLPAACALMGNVVVWKPSDSQMLSAKIILDIFREAGVPDGVIQVVHGDPVMITDTVLASPDFSGLHFTGSTHVFKDIWKKIGENIHTYKTYPRIVGETGGKDFIVAHPSAPAQQVATAISRGAFEFQGQKCSAASRGYIPASRWEEIKELVIKDVESFKMGSPEDMSNFITAVIHEDSFDKLAKYIDQAKEDANAEIIVGGGHDKKKGYFIEPTVIVTTDPKYATMHTELFGPVMTIYVYEDKDWSEMLKLVDQTSEYALTGAVLSTDRYAIQEATKALKNAAGNFYINDKPTGAVVGQQPFGGARASGTNDKAGSALNLLRWVSPRMIKETFVTPTDYRYPFLAKK, from the coding sequence ATGGGAAAAGGATTTTTTCAAGTTCCAATTGCTGTCAATGAAGAAGTAAAATCGTATGCTCCTGGTTCTCCAGAGCGTGAGGCCGTTGCTGCAGCTTATAAAGAATTATTTAACGCGCATACAGAAGTACCGATGTACATCAACGGGAAAGAAGTACGCACCAAAGATACACGTACCATTCACCCACCACATGATCATAAAAAGGTTGTAGGTGAATATCATCTAGCAGAAAAAACACATATTGATCAGGCGATCGCTGGAGCTTTAGAAGCTCGTACTGCTTGGGCAGAACTGCCTTGGGAGCAACGCGCAGGTATTTTCTTAAAAGCTGCAGAGCTCATTCAAGGACCTTATCGTGCTAAGATCAATGCCGCTACAATGATCAATCAGTCTAAAACGATCTATCAGGCTGAGATTGATGCGGCTTGTGAGCTAATAGACTTCTTACGTTTTAACGTACAGTTTATGACAGAGATTTATAGCGAGCAACCAGAGTCTACTTCTGGAGCTTGGAATAGATTAGAATATAGACCACTCGAAGGGTTTATTTATGCAATTACTCCTTTCAACTTTACGGCAATCGCGGCAAACTTACCTGCTGCCTGTGCATTAATGGGCAATGTAGTTGTATGGAAACCCTCTGATAGCCAAATGCTTTCTGCAAAAATTATTTTAGATATTTTCCGTGAGGCTGGCGTACCAGATGGTGTGATTCAAGTAGTACACGGTGACCCGGTAATGATTACAGATACAGTACTGGCAAGTCCAGACTTTTCTGGGTTGCATTTTACAGGTTCTACACATGTATTTAAAGATATTTGGAAGAAGATTGGTGAAAACATACACACCTACAAGACGTATCCTCGTATTGTAGGTGAGACTGGAGGAAAAGATTTTATTGTAGCACACCCAAGTGCACCGGCACAACAAGTAGCTACAGCAATCTCTCGTGGTGCATTTGAGTTCCAGGGACAAAAATGTAGTGCAGCTAGTCGTGGTTACATTCCTGCTTCTAGATGGGAAGAGATAAAAGAGCTTGTGATAAAAGATGTAGAATCTTTTAAAATGGGATCTCCAGAAGACATGAGCAATTTTATTACGGCCGTTATACATGAAGATTCTTTTGATAAGCTTGCCAAATATATTGACCAAGCAAAGGAGGATGCAAATGCAGAGATTATTGTAGGTGGAGGTCACGATAAGAAAAAAGGATACTTTATTGAGCCTACAGTTATCGTAACTACAGATCCAAAGTATGCTACTATGCACACAGAACTTTTTGGTCCTGTAATGACAATATATGTATATGAGGATAAAGACTGGAGCGAGATGCTTAAGCTTGTAGATCAAACAAGTGAATATGCTTTAACTGGCGCAGTACTATCTACAGATCGTTATGCAATCCAAGAAGCTACAAAAGCGCTTAAAAATGCTGCTGGTAACTTTTATATAAACGATAAACCTACGGGAGCAGTTGTAGGGCAACAGCCATTTGGTGGTGCTCGTGCATCTGGAACAAATGATAAGGCAGGTTCTGCTTTAAATTTACTACGTTGGGTGAGCCCGCGTATGATTAAGGAAACCTTTGTCACACCTACGGATTATAGGTATCCATTCCTAGCGAAAAAATAA
- a CDS encoding Na(+)-translocating NADH-quinone reductase subunit A: MSKDIRIKKGLDIRLVGEAEKTISEGPRSRTITIRPSDFHLVTPKMVLKEGATLQAGDEIFYSKSQEEIKFLSPVAGTITEIKRGARRVITDIVIEADYNGLQRDFGILPVNATADETKERLLEGGVWPFIKQRPYDVIAKPTVTPKAIFISGLNTGPLAADLDFVLSGKTAELQAAVSALAKLTDGGVHVSIASSASLFSGLSDVTTYTVKGPHPAGNVGTLINKTSPINKGETVWTVAAQDLVIIGELLLTGKFNAQRIISVSGSGIKAPKYYRTMIGAEVSTFAYDAGVEGDNNRFISGNVLTGNKVSPEGALGFYATEFVAIPEGDDYEFFGWNKPVFDKISPSRALTFSWMQPKKKYDLDTNTNGEHRAFVVTGNYEEVFPLDIYPMQILKACMVEDLDEMEALGMYEVAPEDFALTEFICVSKQPHQEIIRKGLDVMYKEIG; encoded by the coding sequence ATGTCTAAAGACATCAGAATCAAAAAGGGTCTTGATATCCGATTAGTGGGCGAAGCAGAAAAAACAATTTCTGAAGGACCTAGATCGCGTACCATAACTATTAGACCTTCAGATTTTCATCTCGTAACTCCAAAAATGGTGCTTAAAGAAGGGGCGACTCTACAGGCCGGAGACGAGATTTTTTATTCAAAATCTCAAGAAGAAATCAAGTTTTTGTCTCCTGTAGCGGGTACAATCACAGAAATTAAGCGTGGCGCACGACGTGTGATCACAGATATCGTGATTGAAGCTGATTATAATGGGTTGCAAAGGGATTTTGGGATCTTGCCTGTTAATGCAACAGCCGATGAAACCAAAGAAAGATTGCTTGAGGGTGGCGTTTGGCCTTTTATAAAGCAGCGTCCCTACGATGTGATTGCAAAACCTACAGTAACTCCAAAGGCTATTTTTATTTCTGGTCTTAACACGGGGCCACTTGCTGCAGATCTTGACTTTGTGCTTTCAGGTAAAACTGCAGAGCTTCAAGCGGCGGTAAGTGCATTAGCTAAGCTTACGGATGGTGGAGTGCATGTTTCTATCGCTTCAAGTGCTTCTTTATTCTCAGGATTGAGTGATGTTACTACATATACGGTTAAAGGACCGCATCCTGCAGGAAATGTAGGAACTCTTATTAATAAAACAAGTCCTATCAATAAAGGGGAAACTGTTTGGACGGTGGCTGCTCAAGATCTAGTGATCATCGGTGAGTTACTGTTAACTGGAAAATTTAATGCGCAACGTATTATTTCAGTTTCAGGATCTGGTATTAAAGCTCCTAAATATTACCGTACCATGATAGGAGCTGAGGTTTCTACATTTGCATATGATGCAGGTGTTGAGGGTGATAATAATAGGTTTATATCTGGTAACGTTCTCACCGGTAATAAAGTAAGTCCTGAAGGTGCTTTAGGTTTTTATGCAACTGAATTTGTGGCAATACCTGAAGGTGATGATTACGAATTCTTTGGGTGGAACAAGCCAGTTTTTGATAAAATATCGCCATCAAGAGCACTTACATTTTCGTGGATGCAACCTAAGAAAAAATATGATCTCGACACGAATACAAATGGAGAACATCGTGCCTTTGTAGTTACAGGGAATTATGAGGAAGTTTTTCCTTTAGATATCTATCCTATGCAAATCTTAAAAGCTTGTATGGTAGAAGATTTAGATGAAATGGAAGCACTAGGAATGTATGAGGTAGCTCCAGAAGATTTTGCTCTTACAGAATTCATATGTGTGTCTAAGCAACCACACCAAGAAATTATTCGTAAGGGATTAGATGTTATGTATAAAGAAATAGGGTAA
- a CDS encoding outer membrane beta-barrel family protein — translation MRNLILGILLFLTNLSYSNIAEPPESTGSINGTIIDKQLQEPLPFVTITILDANGGIITGGISDDNGNFLVDKIPEGKHSVAIQFIGYKTYSQKIDVTKKNKKIDLGVIALEEEAATLNEVTVVAEVTTIKQKVDRKVITIGKDLSTTGPTAGDIMNNLPSVSVDQQTGSLSLRGNQNVQVMVDGKLSNVPVDQLLKQIPSTSIKQIELITNPSAKYNPEGMSGLINIILHKNSNLGYNATLNTGFTYQDNPKWNAGVDLNYRNGKVNLYSSWGGNYNKERNYGFVDRPNESIYQDFGFFNDNNSNLFKVGVDYYINDKNTLSIFTNQNLFNGYVDGTADVDFNVDENDVFQTFHNGNKNTSEQYNVDYKVDLAKEGSYVELEIDHNIFDGNESGDFRFLGVNTAQDYNDLIDTERNRTTINLDYEHPISESLKVEAGAQARIFDSKINRSSNQLVINPFNLNSDPETFIPSPSTNFDYSRDIYSLYGSLNKKWDKWSAQFGLRVESVSVNARTNETFEEGIVTDDLSSFETDPSVKVTRAGNSVIRIFGNDYQQLYPSLFLTYSASEKNQYQFSYSRRVDRPGIGQVNPIREFSTPLLSGFGNPSLVPQFTNSVEVNYTRTLKKGSITAGLFYRKVSDMINQALLYNRTDPNLNSLVFTNDNFDDTASYGVEVSSNYKPTKWWSINASFDLFAQKQTSFTETIDPSITDPTVNDIEDANFEIDNVVYNFRVFNNFKATKKLSFSAFLLYRGPNQNVQFDIDPMFMTNVGARYTFWKDKATFSLNYNDVFNTMKFQGTGTRPFNQNIQFNWESNTINAALSVRLGSNKYRAKSRKRRNKDEKEGGGIF, via the coding sequence ATGAGAAATTTAATCTTAGGAATACTCTTATTCCTCACAAACCTTAGCTATTCTAACATAGCAGAACCACCAGAAAGTACGGGAAGTATAAATGGAACTATCATAGATAAACAATTACAAGAGCCATTACCATTTGTTACTATAACAATCTTGGACGCAAATGGAGGTATTATTACTGGGGGTATTTCTGATGATAATGGAAATTTTCTTGTAGATAAGATTCCTGAAGGTAAGCACTCCGTTGCAATCCAGTTTATAGGTTATAAAACATACTCTCAAAAAATAGATGTTACCAAAAAGAACAAAAAGATAGATCTTGGGGTCATCGCTTTAGAAGAAGAAGCCGCCACACTAAACGAAGTGACTGTGGTTGCAGAGGTAACGACTATCAAGCAAAAAGTAGATAGAAAAGTAATAACAATAGGAAAAGACCTTTCTACTACAGGTCCAACAGCTGGCGATATTATGAATAACCTTCCATCTGTTAGTGTTGATCAACAAACTGGTTCCTTGTCACTTAGAGGAAATCAAAATGTACAAGTAATGGTAGACGGAAAACTATCTAATGTTCCCGTTGACCAATTGTTAAAACAAATACCATCTACATCTATCAAGCAGATAGAGTTGATTACCAATCCCTCTGCAAAATACAATCCAGAAGGAATGAGCGGACTCATAAATATTATACTTCACAAGAACTCGAACTTAGGGTATAATGCAACCTTAAATACAGGGTTTACGTATCAAGACAACCCTAAATGGAATGCTGGAGTAGATCTCAATTACAGAAATGGAAAAGTAAATCTCTATAGCAGTTGGGGAGGAAATTACAATAAAGAAAGGAACTACGGTTTTGTAGATAGACCTAATGAGAGCATCTATCAAGATTTTGGATTTTTTAATGACAACAATTCCAATTTATTTAAAGTAGGGGTAGATTATTATATAAACGATAAGAACACGCTTTCTATATTCACAAATCAAAATCTCTTTAATGGTTATGTAGATGGCACTGCAGATGTTGATTTTAACGTAGATGAAAATGATGTTTTTCAAACTTTTCATAACGGGAATAAAAATACCTCAGAGCAATACAACGTGGATTATAAAGTAGATTTAGCTAAAGAAGGTAGCTATGTAGAACTTGAAATAGACCATAACATTTTTGATGGAAATGAGAGTGGTGACTTTCGTTTCTTGGGAGTAAATACTGCGCAAGATTATAATGACTTAATTGATACAGAGCGCAATAGAACTACTATTAATTTGGATTATGAACATCCAATATCAGAAAGTTTAAAAGTAGAAGCTGGAGCTCAAGCTAGAATATTTGACTCCAAAATAAATCGATCTTCCAATCAGCTCGTGATCAACCCCTTTAATCTCAATTCTGATCCTGAAACATTTATCCCTTCTCCATCCACAAATTTTGATTATTCACGAGATATTTATTCCTTATATGGATCCTTAAACAAAAAATGGGATAAGTGGTCTGCTCAATTTGGACTTAGAGTAGAGTCTGTTTCTGTAAATGCTAGAACAAATGAAACTTTTGAAGAAGGTATTGTTACAGATGATCTTTCTAGTTTTGAAACAGATCCTTCTGTAAAGGTGACTAGAGCAGGAAATAGTGTAATTAGAATATTTGGAAATGATTACCAACAGCTCTACCCTTCCCTTTTTCTTACCTATAGCGCTTCAGAAAAAAACCAATATCAATTTAGCTATAGTCGTCGCGTAGATCGTCCGGGCATAGGACAAGTGAACCCTATCAGAGAGTTTAGTACTCCTTTATTATCAGGCTTTGGAAATCCATCATTAGTTCCACAATTCACAAATTCAGTCGAGGTAAACTATACCCGCACCTTAAAAAAGGGATCAATTACTGCAGGCCTTTTTTATCGTAAAGTTTCAGATATGATTAATCAAGCCCTACTATACAATCGTACAGATCCTAACCTTAACAGCTTAGTATTTACAAATGACAACTTTGATGATACGGCATCTTATGGAGTAGAAGTTTCTTCTAACTATAAGCCTACAAAATGGTGGAGCATAAATGCAAGCTTTGACCTATTTGCTCAAAAACAGACCTCTTTCACAGAAACAATAGATCCAAGCATTACAGACCCAACAGTAAATGACATTGAGGATGCAAATTTTGAGATTGACAATGTTGTATACAATTTTAGGGTTTTCAACAATTTTAAGGCTACAAAAAAACTTAGCTTTTCTGCTTTCTTGTTATATAGAGGTCCCAACCAAAATGTTCAATTTGATATAGACCCCATGTTCATGACAAACGTAGGAGCACGCTATACTTTCTGGAAAGACAAAGCAACCTTTAGCCTTAACTACAATGACGTTTTTAATACTATGAAATTTCAAGGCACAGGAACAAGGCCTTTCAATCAGAACATACAGTTCAATTGGGAAAGTAACACTATTAATGCAGCACTTTCTGTGAGGTTAGGCAGCAATAAATATCGGGCAAAATCAAGAAAGAGACGTAACAAAGATGAAAAAGAAGGAGGAGGGATTTTCTAG
- a CDS encoding DUF3667 domain-containing protein: MKETDIKPSSRKAMHYRGVECLNCGHPLDLTDRFCAYCGQINTTKRLSLADFFNEFVLSVFTYDSRFRYTLKDLLFKPGTITKNYAKGKRLKYANPFRFFLSASIFYFILLAIVGFFETPQEISFTDNKITVNGEEVPLNTINEDSLNLDLKSLKNITNESELNTAEEKLNQEIKAGIVSIKKSKDKKEDNTYVYISEEEIKKHNFINRLAKKGAFFHSFYETTDIKNADLALDSIHYEKTKMNLWLYSKNKDYDRIKENPVRFASYLASKTPFFLFFFAPIFALFFWIIYSKKKANYMEHLVFIFHIFSWIFVVLIICLLPDILLPGDHLLSSIIILFIGPFYFYKALRNFYKQQRLITLIKFVFLNFVFMMGASVFAFFFFAITAILF; encoded by the coding sequence GTGAAAGAAACAGATATCAAGCCATCTAGCCGTAAAGCGATGCACTATCGTGGTGTTGAGTGCCTCAATTGCGGACATCCTCTCGACCTTACGGATCGATTTTGTGCTTATTGTGGGCAAATTAATACCACAAAAAGGCTATCTCTGGCAGACTTCTTTAATGAATTTGTATTGAGTGTTTTTACCTATGATTCACGTTTTAGATACACCCTGAAAGACCTGCTTTTTAAACCAGGTACGATAACAAAAAATTATGCTAAAGGGAAGCGCCTGAAATATGCAAATCCATTTCGCTTTTTTCTAAGTGCTTCTATTTTTTACTTTATTCTACTTGCCATCGTAGGATTTTTTGAAACCCCTCAAGAGATTAGTTTTACGGACAATAAAATAACTGTAAACGGTGAAGAGGTTCCTTTAAACACTATAAATGAAGACTCACTTAATTTAGATTTAAAAAGTCTAAAAAACATCACAAATGAATCCGAATTAAATACAGCCGAAGAAAAACTTAATCAAGAAATAAAAGCTGGAATTGTTTCTATTAAAAAAAGTAAGGATAAAAAAGAAGACAACACCTATGTCTACATTTCTGAAGAAGAGATAAAAAAACATAATTTTATTAATCGTTTAGCAAAAAAAGGAGCTTTTTTTCATTCGTTTTACGAAACCACAGACATTAAGAATGCAGATCTAGCTTTAGATAGTATTCACTACGAAAAAACAAAGATGAACTTATGGTTGTATTCAAAAAACAAAGACTATGATAGAATTAAAGAAAATCCTGTGCGATTTGCCAGCTATTTAGCTTCAAAAACACCTTTTTTTCTATTTTTCTTCGCCCCTATTTTTGCGCTATTCTTTTGGATTATTTATAGTAAAAAGAAAGCAAACTATATGGAACACTTGGTGTTTATATTTCACATTTTCAGTTGGATTTTTGTCGTTTTAATTATTTGCTTGTTACCAGATATACTTCTACCTGGCGATCACTTACTTTCCAGCATTATCATCCTATTTATAGGACCTTTCTATTTTTACAAAGCACTTCGTAATTTTTATAAACAACAGAGACTCATTACATTAATAAAATTTGTATTTTTAAATTTCGTGTTTATGATGGGGGCATCTGTATTTGCCTTCTTCTTTTTTGCGATTACAGCGATTTTATTTTAA